GATCCTCAAGCTGCAAACCCGTGGCACACCCAACGCGGTGATCGACAACCTCAACGCCCGCATCAATGCCTGGTGGGTAATGGTGGTGGTGATCGGCATCGCGTTCTGGCTTGGGACTGGCGCGGTGATCCTGTTGTTCTACGCCGTGTCGTTCTACGCCCTGCGCGAATTCCTCACCCTCACCCCCACCCGCCGCAGCGACTATCCGGCGCTGGTGGCTGCGTTCTATCTGGCCCTGCCCCTGCAATACTTGCTGATCTACTTTGACTGGTACGGCCTGTTCTCGATCTTTATCCCGGTCTACGTGTTCCTGCTGCTGCCCATCCTTGCCTCCCTGGGCGGCGACAGCACGCACTTCCTGGAGCGGGCGTCAAAAGTACAGTGGGGCCTGATGATCGCGGTGTTCTGCGTATCCTTCGTCCCGGCCCTGCTGACCCTCGACATCGTCGGCTACGAGGGCCGCAACCTACTGTTGATCGCCTACCTGGTGATCGTGGTGCAGCTCTCGGACGTGCTGCAATACGTGTGCGGCAAACTGTTCGGCAAACACAAGA
The Pseudomonas hygromyciniae genome window above contains:
- a CDS encoding phosphatidate cytidylyltransferase, yielding MDSQTLMLFGGIGMILVLASLIGLILKLQTRGTPNAVIDNLNARINAWWVMVVVIGIAFWLGTGAVILLFYAVSFYALREFLTLTPTRRSDYPALVAAFYLALPLQYLLIYFDWYGLFSIFIPVYVFLLLPILASLGGDSTHFLERASKVQWGLMIAVFCVSFVPALLTLDIVGYEGRNLLLIAYLVIVVQLSDVLQYVCGKLFGKHKIAPNLSPSKTVEGFVGGILLSSLIGAALWWITPFNPWQSFLIALLINLLGFAGGIVMSAIKRDRGVKDWGHMIEGHGGMLDRLDSVCFAAPIFFHLVRYWWT